The nucleotide sequence TAAGAAAAACTTATTTTCCGAAGGACCTCCACCCCTTATCATCAAATCATTCCTGTACCCGTTTCCCACAGCCGAAGCCACACCGGGAAAAGAATTTACGACTTTCGAAATATCCCGGTTTGCGCCCGGACTTTTTTCTATCTCCTGCACACCGATAACCCTCATAGCGATAGGACTCTCTATCGAACTTCTAAACGGAGCGGCCACAACACTTACCTCGCTTAAAGCCACCTGCGATTCTTCCAACGCTATATCAAGCGTATAATCATAAGACGATATACGAAACTCAGGAGAGACATAAGTTTTATATCCGACAGAAGAAACCTGTATGCGGTACATTCCCGGAGATAAATTTCCAATGAAATAATTACCCAAAGAATCGGTCATCGTCCCCATCGAAGTATTCCAAATACCCACACTGACAAAGGGCAATCCCTCACCCGTTGCATGAGACGTCACCACTCCTTTTACAGAATACGTTTGAGCTCCATAAGCCGAAATAAATACAAAAAAGAGAAAGACAAAAAGTGTATGTAACCGCAACATAAACAATCCTTTTTTAAGAGTACAAAGATAAATATATTTTTGTTCTCGATTCAAAAAAGAAAATAACCGATTACGTACGTTCAAAAAATTATCCGTATAAATAAAAAACAATAGTACCATGAAAAATTTATCAAATTTCAATCTGCTGATTATCATTTTATTATTCTCGTCTTGCCGACAACAGCCCTTTACAGGAACAGTCCACATAATCCCCTACCCCAACCAAATCGCCATCGGAACTCAATATAGGCCGATAGGGAAAAACTTATCGATTTACCTATCTCCCGAAAGTGGAATGGACAAAGATTATATCGAAGACCTCTTGTCCGATACCGGTGTCAAATGTAAGTTTACTAATTTTAAATGGATAGCCGATTTAACGTTCGACATAGAACCCGATACAATCGGCCTAGAAGGCTATCGGCTCGTATCCAACGACTATGGAACAAAAATTACGGCCTCCAATACAAAAGGTCTATTCTATGGATTACAGACATTCAGACAACTAATAACATCTCAAAACAATACGCTTGTTATTCCGTTCGTCGAAATAGCCGATAGCCCTAAATTTCTCTGGCGGGCCCTCATGCTGGACGAAGGCCGTTATTTCAAAGGAAAAAAAGAAGTTAAAAAGCTATTGGACGAAATGGCTCGTCTCAAAATGAATACGTTTCATTGGCATTTGACCGACGATCAAGGGTGGCGAATCGAGATAAAAAAATATCCGTTACTGACCAAAATCGGAGGGAAACGAGATTCTACCCAAATAGGGAATTGGAACAGTAACATTTACGATGGAAAAGTACACGAGGGATTTTATACACAAGAAGAAATCAAAGAAATAATAGACTATGCAGCCAAGCGACAAATAACTATCGTTCCCGAAATCGAAATGCCGGGGCATGCTTCTGCGGCTATTGCAGCTTATCCCCAGTTAGGAACAGAAAAACAATCTATCAAGGTTCCTACACGCTTCGGAGTACAATACCATGCTTATAACGTCGCCGACCCCAAAGTCATACAATTTATAAAAGATGTTTTAGACGAAGTATGTAACCTTTTCCCCTCGGAAACAATTCACATCGGAGGAGACGAAGTCAAATACGACCAATGGAAAAAATCGGCACAGGTACGTAATTTCATGAAAGAACAGAATATAAAAACACCTGCCGATCTCCAAATATGGTTCACAAATACCATTTCCCATTACCTGGAAAACAAAAAAAAGCACATGATGGGCTGGAATGAAATTACCGGAGTTAAAATACACGATTACACCGATTTTGAGGATGCAGCCTCCGGAGCATCGCTTGCAGAAGGAACCATCGTACATTTTTGGAGAGGAGACCCTTCTTTGATCAAACAAACAGTCAAAAAAGGATACCAAGTGGTTAACTCCTATCACGAATATACCTACCTCGATTATGACACGGCATACACTTCTCTCGAAAAAGCATACCATTTCGATCCTTTGGTGGGTATCACCGGAAAAGAAACGGATTTAATTATCGGAATAGGAGCCCAAATGTGGGGAGAATGGATACCTACCCCTTCGGACATGTACCGTAAATTATATCCTCGTATAGCGGCTTTTGCCGAATGTGGCTGGACCTCACCTTCAAATAAATCATGGAAACGTTTTAATCAAGCGGCCTACAAAGAAAATCTCCGTTGGAAACAATTATACCAATAAATATTAATATTTATTCTAAAAAATCTACATAGGTAATTATTGATTTATCTATGTAGATTTTTAGAATTATAAAACTTCATTCTTTTCATTCCTTAAATATTGTTTTTCTATCATTTTTTACCGTAATTTGATGCCGATAAAACAAGCTGCTCCTCGACAGCATCACTTTATGCAAATCACCAGTCAACAAATAGAAGAGATACGTGCAGGCAAAATCAAAACATTCGAGATTTTGTTCAACGCATATTATCCTCGGGTTAAAAGCTTTGCATTCGGTATGATAAAAGATCAATACGAAGCCGAGGAAATAGCACAAAATGTATTCTTAAAGTTGTGGTCCAATCGGGAAAAACTCTCGTCCGACAACACTTTGAGCAGTTACATATTCACCATCGTGCAAAATGAAGTTTACGATTTTTTTCGAGAAAAACACTATTCGCTCGGATACCAAGAAAAAATGTTGTCTACTCCACAAAATTTACAGTACGAAATCGATTCGGAATATAACATCAAAGAAATAAAATCCATTGTCAATCGTACGTTGCAAAACATGCCTCCGCAACGAAGGACAATATACCAAATGAGCCGAGAACAATTCTTAAGCAATGACGAAATCGCCAAAACCCTCGGTTTATCCAAACGTACGGTAGAAAAACACATCAGCCTCGCATTGGCTACCATTAAAAAAAATTTAGGAGACTTCCTTTTCTGGCTGTTTATATTCTTTATTAAATAAATAGCTGTTATCTCCTATCGTCATTTTCTTTCCGATAAAGATTTATATTAAAATTTTTTCACGGTCGTTACGTGTGTAATTTCCTTCAATCGTATAATATTATATAAGATAAAATTATGCAGAATCCAACTCCAACCAGACAAGAACTATCCAGTTATTTTTTCGACCGGTGCACGCCCGAAATAAGCAATAAGGTCGAACGCTGGTTTTTCAAGAACGGTAACAGTCAAGAAGCCAAAAAGTTATTATTCTCCTTATGGGAAGAATTGGAAGATACTACATCATCTACTTCTCCCGAAGAGATACAAGCCGCTTTCGAGCAATTCAAAGCCCGACTACTGAGCTCCGCACCCCAAGAAAACAAGTCTAAAAAACCAAACTTGTTTCTCTGGATACAACGTATTGCGGCAATCCTCATTCTCCCTCTGATTATATTTTCGGGGTACTTATTCTATCAACACCAAAAAGAAGAAAACATAGTGTGGATAGAAAAAAGTGCCGGATATGGCGACATCAAACATATCACTTTGCCCGATAACACTACTGTATGGTTGAATGCCGGCAGCACTATTATTTACCCCGAAGAGTTCATCGGCCGTTTCCGGCAAATATTCTTTACGGGAGAAGGTCATTTTTCTGTGGCAAAAAATAAAGAAAAACCATTCATCATTAAATCGAACGAAAGCAGTATAGAAGTTTTAGGAACCCAATTCAATTTAAAATCGTACAGCAACGACAACAGAATAGAAGTAGCCCTTCTCGATGGATCGGTAGCGTTCTGTTATCCGAGTACGACAGACCAAGAAATGAAATGTATCCTCTCTCCGGGCGAGCAAGTTTATTACAATCGCACAACCCACAATCTGGAAAAGAAAAATTTTATCCTATCCGACTATTCTTCATGGAAAGATGGAAAATACTATTTCAAAAACGAAACATTGGAAAATATTGCCA is from Barnesiella intestinihominis YIT 11860 and encodes:
- a CDS encoding beta-N-acetylhexosaminidase, producing MKNLSNFNLLIIILLFSSCRQQPFTGTVHIIPYPNQIAIGTQYRPIGKNLSIYLSPESGMDKDYIEDLLSDTGVKCKFTNFKWIADLTFDIEPDTIGLEGYRLVSNDYGTKITASNTKGLFYGLQTFRQLITSQNNTLVIPFVEIADSPKFLWRALMLDEGRYFKGKKEVKKLLDEMARLKMNTFHWHLTDDQGWRIEIKKYPLLTKIGGKRDSTQIGNWNSNIYDGKVHEGFYTQEEIKEIIDYAAKRQITIVPEIEMPGHASAAIAAYPQLGTEKQSIKVPTRFGVQYHAYNVADPKVIQFIKDVLDEVCNLFPSETIHIGGDEVKYDQWKKSAQVRNFMKEQNIKTPADLQIWFTNTISHYLENKKKHMMGWNEITGVKIHDYTDFEDAASGASLAEGTIVHFWRGDPSLIKQTVKKGYQVVNSYHEYTYLDYDTAYTSLEKAYHFDPLVGITGKETDLIIGIGAQMWGEWIPTPSDMYRKLYPRIAAFAECGWTSPSNKSWKRFNQAAYKENLRWKQLYQ
- a CDS encoding RNA polymerase sigma-70 factor, which codes for MPIKQAAPRQHHFMQITSQQIEEIRAGKIKTFEILFNAYYPRVKSFAFGMIKDQYEAEEIAQNVFLKLWSNREKLSSDNTLSSYIFTIVQNEVYDFFREKHYSLGYQEKMLSTPQNLQYEIDSEYNIKEIKSIVNRTLQNMPPQRRTIYQMSREQFLSNDEIAKTLGLSKRTVEKHISLALATIKKNLGDFLFWLFIFFIK
- a CDS encoding FecR family protein — its product is MQNPTPTRQELSSYFFDRCTPEISNKVERWFFKNGNSQEAKKLLFSLWEELEDTTSSTSPEEIQAAFEQFKARLLSSAPQENKSKKPNLFLWIQRIAAILILPLIIFSGYLFYQHQKEENIVWIEKSAGYGDIKHITLPDNTTVWLNAGSTIIYPEEFIGRFRQIFFTGEGHFSVAKNKEKPFIIKSNESSIEVLGTQFNLKSYSNDNRIEVALLDGSVAFCYPSTTDQEMKCILSPGEQVYYNRTTHNLEKKNFILSDYSSWKDGKYYFKNETLENIAKQLERNFDVNIIIKNDSLKQIPYHMAFVNNETLDDILSAMNLDGYLTIKRDGKIIEIY